The region CTGCGCAGGAAGGCGGCCACAGACAGGCTGCCCGTgccccttccctgctcctcccctgccGTGGGGTCTGCGCCTGTGGCCCTGTTGCTGTCATGTACACCCTCCCCCTGACCGGTTATTGTGGGGCCTCGGTCTGATGGGGGCACCCCTgaaaccctccccctccccagttcCCATTTCAGCCGTCTTCCGTCCAAGGAGACCTCGTCTCCCGTGAACGCCCTCCAGGTGGGACTAGAGCCTCGGACACTTGACTGTTCAAAGTCCAGTCACCTTGATGCAAAGTGTCGGCTTCCCTTCTGATGGGAGATCCCCCCTCTCGCCCCCGCAGCCCCCGGACTCCAGGCtggtgggtgggggccttagtgctgcccccttcctctcccttcacgGGCTCCCGGGTGGGAGGCACTGCCATGGGGTTGGTCTCCCAGTCTGTTGCGGGGCCTCCTCCCCTGTCCCGGGCACCATGCAGTGAGAGCGGATGGGCCTCCCTCCCGCTCACCCTCGGGGCCCCAAGGAGAAGCCAGCCCCCTCTGTACCCACAGACTAGAGGACACGGGGGCTTCCCTGAGTGCCCCCAAAGCCTCTTAGATTTGAAGGTTACCAGAAGCTCCGAAATCCGCGCGGCCAGGAAGGGGGTCTCATCGAAGCTGGTCAAGGGTCTGGGTGGGAAGCGCTCACCCCACACGGAACACACCCACGGAGGGCAGACTGGGAGGCGCAGGCCTAGGGGCCAGGGGGCCCAGGCGGGCTGGCAAAGACGGGGGcctgaggggtgggaggagagagggggccCCTGTGTGCCCGGTGCCGGGGCCCCCGGCCCTCAGGCCGGCCTGAGGGGCTTGCTTTCAGCTCATGCTCTGGGGAGAAACAGGCCTGTCTGGGCTCCTAATGTAGGATGTTTATGCGGAGGAGTCCAGGGTCCTGGCGTCGAGATAAACTCGGTCCTGCTGGGTCTGCACCCACACAGCCGGAGCCGGCCCCGTGGGAGGCGGGACCAGAGGAGTTTCAGAGGCAGCCCAGCCCCCGGGGTGGTGACTGGGGGTgcctctgctcccagcccagTGCAGCACCGAGCACCTCACTTCACATGGAGAAACCAAGGCAAAGGAGGAGCCCTGCTCGACTCCTGAGCAGGAGGCCCTGTGGACGCAGGTTGGGGGAGGAGTCCTGCCCTTCGGGAGGGAGGAAGCTGGCAGTGCccagaggcagagggcagggtcccaggggaggagcaggggtcTGGGGGCTGCTTCAGGAGGGGAGGTGCCCAGAGGACTGCCTGCCTGGGAGACCGATTTCCATGGGGCACCTTCAGCCAGGCAATGCCCCTCCATCCCTTCCTGCTGGGTCCTGGTGCCCTGGAGCAGGGGATAGGGCGTAGGGGGCATGAGACAGGACACAGACCTGGTCCAGTGCCACCGGTCCAGCCTGTGACGTCTCAGCTAAGCCCCAGCATGTGTGCAGGCCTGTGTTGGGTGAAGAACCCCAGGCTCTAGTAGGCAAGTGAGCAGTCTGAGGGTACACAGCTGGCAAGACCCCCAGCCTGGTGTCCCCCACACTCCTGCCCAGGGAGGCCAGGACTGTGGCATGTTGAGGGCCACTCTAGGGCAGCCAGCCAAGGCCTGGTTGATGCCAAGGAGGGCTGGTGCTGAGGGGGCTCCAGAagacccctcccacctccttgcAGCATCCTCACCAGCTGTGCCCACCAGCTGCCCTGCCTCTGGGTCTTGGGTCCCTGAACTCTGTTTCGTGAGCTCAGGATGGGGCAGGTCAGGGAGAAATGCTTGGGGATAAGACCAGGAGTCCTGTGGTGTGTGCTCAAGCAAGTCAGCCGGCATGGAGGCCACATTAACCAAGGCTAAGCACCAGAACATGGGAGGTGATTGCCCTGCAGGAGTTCCATGTGTCAGAAAGAACAGGCAAATGCAGGAGAGGAAAGAATGTGAAGAGAAATGAAGCCAAGCCCTTACTCTGCTGCCCGGAGGAGGACCAGGGGCCAATGGGCAGCAGGTCCAGGAGTCCTGTTCAGCTGGTAGAGGGACGTGTCTGAGCACGGCACTGTCAGCTGAGGGAGGCCCCTCTGGGGGGACACAGGGATGCTCTGCCCCAGAGTCAGAAACGGGGCAGAGGAGGGACCCCTCCCCTACAGCCAGGCTGCACTCACAGACCCACTCGTGCCCGCATCCTGCGGCTCCGTCCCTCCCCAGGGAGGCTGGGTGAGGAGGATCCCCCATGCTGCCCCTCCCTCACCCTTGAGCACCGTGCTTGTCCCAGCTGCTGGGAACAGGGACACCCCACAGTCTGCAGGCTGGACGCTGCCCAGCCTGGATCTCGCGCTGCACGATGGAGATTTCTCGCTTCACTGAACTTCCACGTGCAGCCTCCCAACTTTGTTAATGGAAACCTGTGATCCGTGACGCGTGTGGCAGACATCTGCTCGGGGTGATGTTGTGGTGATGTACGTATCGGTGATCAATCAGCGGATTTGCGGGAGAGGTACAGAGTATTTAATTATAATTGCGTTGGGCAGGTGTGCGTGGTGGAGGCGACATTTGAATAGGTCAGACCAGCCCTCACCCTGCTGTGTTGTTTGCTATTAAATGCCATTCACTCTGAGGGCCGGGAGCCTTTCCCAAGTCGCAGGATATCACATGCTGGCAAATTGAAAATGTCCCTCTGCTTTTAAAAGCATGATTGATATCCTTTGCAAAACAAATACTACACGTCACAGCACACAGATCTCACCGCCTGGTGCCGCCCCTTGGCTCTGGCGACGTCTGCGCCGGACCTTGCGCATCAGTCGCCTCGTCTCCCTGCAAGGCTGGCACCTCCACAGATTGTCCTACTCACGGCAAAGAGTCTTCCTGTCTCAGTGAGGCTTCGATCACCAGAAGGAAACGCAGAAAGAGAACTCAAAATGCAAACTTTATTTGCTCGGTCGGTAGCAGAAAAATACATCTTCAGATACTCTGTGTGCCGAATGCTTACATCTAGAACCTCTGTTGTATCACCGTCTGGTTAATATATGGTATAACTTAAAACGAGGCTTTCAGCACACCTGACAAAGGGCTGTAAAGAGCAGGAACGAGGCAGACACCCCACTCGCCCAGGATGCATGGGCACAGCCACGCCCGGAGGAAGCCACGTGCTAGCAGCCTGACCCCAGAGCCAGACGACTGCGCCCTAGACCTGGGCCTGTGGCACGGCAGGTCCCGATCTGTCAAGTGGGGTGAGGAgcccagcaccccctccccggGCTGGCGTGCTGGCGGGAGACGCCTGGCATCCGGGGCCCAGCTCCGTGCCTGGCTGGCAGCGAGCACCCACAGACACTGGCCGCTCTGGGTGCCTGCAAAGGCTAAGTGGCCTCTGTGTTACGTACGGGCCCTTGTCCTCTCCTCAGGCAGAGGCTGCAGTTGTCGGCCTGGCCGGCCCAAGGGGGCGCTGGTGGCAGGAGTGGATGTCTCACAACAGTGCCCGTCTCTGGAGTTGGGGCCACACACTTCTTACCCTCCCCCCTCTTCTCAAAGCAACTCACAGGGTGGGTGAAGGAAGCAACAGTGCGACTTAAGGAGATGCCTGGCCTTGTGAATGGGAAATGCAGCCAAGTGTGAATGCATCCCTTGCACGATTCAGTCCGTCTCATCTACCCCAGCCCCAGCTTCTTCATTCCGACAAAACAAGACTGTAATTCCTCGTCGAGACAGCAGCCTCCGTGGGTGTGTTTTTGTCATTTACAAAATTAGCCAATCATTGTCACCTAGTGAATCAGATTAGGTGTAATCCATACTAATGTTCAAATTAAGTCATGGAAAGCAATTAACTCTGCAAAACTGGGCTGGTGAAAAATGGTAAGGTTGGTCAAATAGTCTCACTGTGCataattgtgtttttttaaatgcccATCTCCACAAGTAATTAAATCATTTACATTTCAAATGGAGTGTGCGCACCTCCAAAGCTTGTAACTGTGCACTTCCTAATTGCACACTTCGCAGCGTAGCAGGGATTTATCAGCTGCCTGCTACCCGATGTCTGTTTTCTCAGGAACCTGCTGGATGCAACGTGCATGAGTAGGGCTTACTCCCTGctcagaagaataaagaaaagtgtgCTTTGCCCCAACGCCAGCCCACGGTTGggcccccctcccttccccactcccaccgttcccttcttccttcctcccttcctgtaTAAAAAAGtccatgggtttttttttaaacaatcatcAAATATTCTCCCCACAACCCAAGATGCATTTGTCACTGTCAGTCACATCGTACACAACAGGGACACAGTTAAAAAGCTTGGGCAACATTCACAGGATCAATGAGGAGCTGGCTTGACCGTCTGCACTTTATTGTTGCCATTTTTGGCTGGAGAAGGGGGTGCGGTAGGTGCCTGTTGACTTCACTGCCTGTGCACTCAGCTGACTGGcagcttccgggtgtggctaAGCGGCAAGATTTCCAGCGTGGCTCTGAGTAAAAGTGACCCTCACACCCCTTTCACGAGGtcaccctctttccctcccacccaGCTGCTTTCGGCACCGAGCCCGAGTCTGTGGAAGTTTGTAGGACGCGGCGAAACCTCACTTCTCCACTCAACGTGGGGCTGAAATCACCCCGGAGGCCCCCGGCTGCTTGGGCGCCAGCCCTGCAGGGGGCTGGCCTCAGCCCCGCTCACACTGTCCAGAGGTGGAGGTGCCTCTGCTGGGCCTCCGGCCGGGGGCGTGCGCCCTCCTGCGCGCAGGGCGGCTTGAGCCCAGGAACGGGGTCGGGGGCGGAGAGGATGTAGTCGATGCTGAACCTGAGGTCCCTGTGCTCCGCCCTCCCGGGGACCGGGGGCTCCTGCGCGCTGGCGCTGGCGGGCTCGGGGGCTCCCGGGGGCCCCTCGGCGTCCGCCACGCGAGCTCCTCTGGGCCCCTCGCGCTTGGGGCCGCGGCGCCGCCGCCGGCGCCGGAAGTTGCCGTTCTCGAAGAGGTCTAGCAGCGACTCGCAGCCGCCGGCGAACGTCCAGTAGCTGCCTTTGCCCTTCGCGTGGCCCTCTGTCCGCGGCACCTGTGCGAGCGAGCGCGGGGCTCAGCGCCGGGCTGTCTCCCAGCCCGAGCCGCGTGGGGCGTCAGGGTGAGCCCTGGACAGCCCTGAAATGACGCCTCGGCCTGGGGCTGAGCAGCTGGAGGCCGACCAGTTTGCTAAGACTGAATGTTCCAAAAACCGCCGTGCAAATGCCACCTCCCCCCACAGCTCAGGGATGACTCGGCCCAGGTGTCACTAGACCAGGGGCGCCCAGAGGCTGctccggggggcgggggggctcaCCTTGACGAAGCAGCTGTTGAGGGACAGGTTGTGGCGGATGGAGTTCTGCCAGGCGCGCTGGTTGGCGCGGTAATAGGGAAACTTGCGCATGATGAAGTCGTAGATGCCGGCCAGGGTCACCCTGCCCGCCGGGCTCTGCTGAATGGCCATGGCGATCAGCGCGATGTAGCTGCGGACAGGGGCGCTCAGGCCACGCGGCGCGGAGGGAGGGCTGCCCAGAGCGCGGCTGGAGCTCCCCCTCGCCCGCGCCCTCGCGTCAGCCCGTCCCGCGCTGGCGCTTCCGCGGGgaccctctcttctctcccctcccccagggcgcCCTGGGGTGTTGGAGGTGGACGGCGGGAAGGCATTACTTGGGTCGGGGACACCTTGCACCTGGGggcttccccccaccccggggAGGCTGGGTCCCTCGTCCCAGTCCCAGGCAGGTCCTGGCCCCTCGCGGAGGAGGGTCGCCGGCCCCCGCGGCTCCGCCCCAGCCCCGCGGTCACCTGTACGCGGGCCGTGTGAGCCGCTGCTCTTCGTCGGAGCTGCCCGCCGGGTAGTCGTCGGCGTCGTAATTGAAGCAATTGTAGGGATACTGCGAGCTGTCAAACATCCTGAGGGGCCCCctccgccgccgctgctgctgctgccgccgccgccgccgcctcctcctccgcgCCGCCCGCCGGCCCTCCAGGTCTGTGCGGAGGTTCTCTCGGGCGCGGACGAGCGGCGCGTGCACTGCGGGCTGCTCTCTGCCGGAGCTGGGAACCTAGCCTCCTGGGGTCCCCCCGCCCGCCCCCACCTGGTCCTCTCGTATCCAATCCcggcgtggggggggggggctgtcgCCGGTGAAGCGGCCGAGGGGAGCTGAACGGGCTCTTGGTGACCCTCTGACTGGCctcgggaggagggagcggggagcGGCGCGCTGGGTGGTCCAGCGGGCGGGGCCCCGCAGCGCCGggcgggtgggggcaggagggaagtgCGGGCTGTGAAAGGCAGCGTGAGGGTGGGCGCGGGGGGGAGGGTCCCCCAGAGTTTTGTGAGATATCACCGCTGCGGGGAACGGTACAGGATACAGGGGTTCTCTCTggattatttcttacaactgggtggaatctacaattatctcggaataaaaagtttaattaaaaatccACGGATGGTTTTGGAGACCCTCTCTCCCCGCCCCTTCGTCTTCCGGTTATGGGGCTGAAGCTGTGAGAGGCAGTCAGAGGACAGAGCAGTCTGGTCGCTGGGTCTCAGGTCAGCACCGCAGGGAGAGAGGTCCCCGCCTTGGTCTGGGCCTTTCTGAGCTGTGCTGCCCACACCTGCGCCCCTGCGGGCTGGGTcctgccctcctcctctctctccacttcCTTTGTCAAGCCCAGGTTCTGGGGTCgcccccacccggagccccacAGTCAGGCAGAAGCAGAGGAGAGGGGGCTGGCGCTGTGAAGCCCCAGGACGCCTGTCCCAGCCGGTGAGGTCTGCGGCTTCTGTGCCCCTGGGGGCTGAAGATGAGGACGCTGGTCCCTTGTCAGATACACGATTACAAATGCAAACAAGGGCTGCTACTTCCCTCCAGCCGTCTGTGTCTCAGTGAAGGCCGCTGTGGCCAACCCGAGCGCAGATCTGCACAGTCACAGCTTTCTTGGATCCATCAGAGAACTAAGGGGCAAGGCCACACCCCAAACCCAGGGGAGTGGACCCAGGACCTATCCAAGTGCTCGCTCACCTGCGGCAGGGCCCAGGGACGCGGGTTGGGTGCGGTGAATGCTAACGCCTTGTTCAAGGCCACGCGAGGGCCCGCGGGAGAGCCCGGACCCCTGGAACAGGTGGAAGGATGGCAGGCTTGTCCATGACCTTGCTGAACACTCAGGAGGAAAAGATGGAGCAGGTGACAGTCTGGAGGGGCCTCCTGCAGGCCAGGCCTAGGGGCGGGGTCTAGAACAAACCTGAATCCGCCCAGGGAAGGTGGGAGCCAGCTGGTGCCTCATCCCAGAGATGCTGCAGGTCCTAAGACAGGGTCTTGGGGTGTGGTGCTGGGAGCTTCTGAAGCATTAAAGGAAGGAGGCTGAAGAACGGATAGTGGAGGAAACAGCTcaagttatttatttctttaattgaatagaaaatgaaggctGACCGGTTAGAGAACCTTTTTGAATGTGTtttggtttcttgga is a window of Vicugna pacos chromosome 18, VicPac4, whole genome shotgun sequence DNA encoding:
- the FOXL3 gene encoding forkhead box L3 — its product is MFDSSQYPYNCFNYDADDYPAGSSDEEQRLTRPAYSYIALIAMAIQQSPAGRVTLAGIYDFIMRKFPYYRANQRAWQNSIRHNLSLNSCFVKVPRTEGHAKGKGSYWTFAGGCESLLDLFENGNFRRRRRRRGPKREGPRGARVADAEGPPGAPEPASASAQEPPVPGRAEHRDLRFSIDYILSAPDPVPGLKPPCAQEGARPRPEAQQRHLHLWTV